One window from the genome of Desulfatirhabdium butyrativorans DSM 18734 encodes:
- a CDS encoding AAA family ATPase, protein MLEKIKFEKFTAFEKLEVKFSPGINIFIGENGTGKTHILKAAYAACDIAKSKGGFADKINHVFYPSGKQIGRLIKRSSTSSKGFVEITRKLHEKSINLRLSLSNHTTKPENAKVSGSTKAWIETPIEAAYIPVKDMMANAPGFRSLYEEREIHFEEIYVDIIRKAFLPVLKGPTDKQRKQLLENLQDAMDGKVVAKNEEFFLRNKQGELEFTLLAEGFRKLGLLWLLIQNGTLLNGSAFFWDEPETNLNPKLMKAIVGILLELQRIGVQIFLTTHDYVILKEFDLQSQAGDQIIFHSLFRNQESGEIECTSTSNYGEIAPNAIDDTFGDLVTREIQKSMKGDEK, encoded by the coding sequence ATGCTAGAAAAGATCAAATTCGAAAAATTCACTGCCTTCGAAAAACTGGAAGTCAAGTTTTCTCCAGGGATCAATATCTTTATCGGCGAAAACGGAACGGGTAAAACTCATATTTTGAAGGCTGCCTATGCAGCCTGCGATATTGCCAAAAGCAAGGGCGGGTTTGCGGACAAGATCAATCACGTGTTTTACCCCTCCGGCAAGCAGATCGGACGTTTGATTAAGCGCTCCTCAACAAGCAGCAAGGGGTTTGTTGAGATTACCCGAAAACTTCATGAGAAATCGATCAATCTCAGGTTGTCACTTTCAAACCATACCACCAAGCCAGAAAATGCTAAGGTTTCGGGCTCGACAAAAGCATGGATTGAAACCCCGATAGAGGCGGCATATATCCCAGTCAAGGACATGATGGCCAATGCACCAGGCTTTCGCTCCCTTTACGAAGAGCGGGAGATCCACTTTGAAGAAATCTATGTCGACATCATTCGCAAAGCATTCTTGCCCGTATTAAAAGGCCCCACGGATAAACAGCGCAAACAACTTCTGGAAAATCTTCAAGATGCCATGGACGGCAAGGTGGTTGCCAAAAATGAAGAGTTTTTCCTACGGAACAAACAAGGCGAGTTGGAGTTCACCTTGTTAGCCGAGGGATTCCGGAAACTCGGTCTGCTGTGGCTTCTCATCCAAAACGGCACTCTGTTGAATGGTTCGGCCTTTTTCTGGGATGAACCGGAAACCAACCTCAACCCCAAACTAATGAAAGCAATAGTGGGCATTTTGCTGGAGTTGCAGCGTATCGGTGTGCAAATTTTCCTGACTACCCACGACTACGTGATTCTGAAAGAGTTTGATCTTCAATCGCAAGCAGGTGACCAGATCATTTTCCACAGCCTGTTTCGCAATCAAGAAAGTGGTGAGATCGAGTGTACCAGCACGTCCAATTATGGCGAGATCGCTCCAAACGCCATTGACGATACCTTTGGCGATCTGGTCACCCGCGAGATTCAGAAAAGTATGAAGGGTGACGAAAAATGA
- the brxC gene encoding BREX system P-loop protein BrxC → MHNRDIYQKDPATRKLVNEGVASVNDEKTRQALAVLRYELETFVCDGQYEKGMSHVLETYLKNIDQAQQPAVWVSGFYGSGKSHLVKMLRALWGDTVFEDGATARGIANLPQGIRDQLKELSTQGKRHGGLHAASGTLGAGASGSVRLALLRIIFKSAGLPEQYPIARFVMWLKHEGIYDQVRTHVEQSGFGWDEELDNFYVAEGLHEALVQAKPKLFSSPASCLETLNNLYPYVQDVSSDDMLKAIRQALTKDGKFPLTLVVLDEVQQYIGEDSQRSNDVQEAVEACCKNIGGKLLFIGTGQTAVTGTSNLKKLEGRFTIRVELSDADVEAVIRQVILAKKPEAKTPIEQVMQTNLGEISRHLAGTTIGHRQDDIPHFPQDYPILPVRRRFWENTLRVLDQTGTDSQLRNQLSMVHKVIQTNLDEPLGHVVPADYLYFDSADKLLQSRILPRKVHEKTMRWIKGSEEERLMARACGLVFLINRLISQDHEIGIRATIDTLADLLVENLSHGSSGLRSKLPGLLDTCELLMKVGDEYRIQTEESAAWTDEFLSQRSALSNEAHRIEAERDDRIRKRFGEIVRKLSLTQGSSKVNRDIYPVFDAQLPTDAGKQVCVWVRDGWSIDENSVRADARQAGNQSPTVFVFIPKRSADDLRHHLIDYKAATATLDKRGVPNTPEGTEARAAMETTKQTAEGKIRELLEEAFSGARVFQGGGNEILGNDLQEMVLEASGNALQRLYPQFHTADLVGWSKVYEKAQKGAPDALKAVGDEGEPAKNPVCKAILGFIAGGKKGVDIRTQFESSPYGWSRDAVDGGLQVLLVAGLIRAQDERGQTLDPKELERKTIGKVTFKVESATVTTAQRIQIRKLLQKIGLSAKQGEELVYIPQFLQKMVALADQAGGEAPKPARPDTSALDEIRLTAGNEQLLALYNRREELNCNIDSWTDLAERIAKRWPNWIVLKRLMAHASGLQDAEVLLTQVKTIEQQRQLLEVPNPVSTLITALTQLLRDELNKLDGEYATRHAEGLKRLADDSNWQQLETEQRYQLMSAQFLHESARPAVAVQTTDDVLTTLDNCTLSMFADRVAAMPARFDNVASGAAELCEPQAQFIQVPRRTLKTEEEIDAWVDDVKQQLKDALQNGPLVIR, encoded by the coding sequence ATGCATAATCGCGATATTTACCAAAAAGATCCGGCCACCCGAAAACTGGTCAACGAGGGGGTGGCAAGCGTCAACGACGAGAAGACCCGTCAGGCCCTGGCGGTACTCCGGTACGAGCTGGAGACCTTCGTCTGTGACGGCCAATACGAGAAAGGGATGTCACACGTCCTCGAGACCTACCTGAAAAACATCGATCAGGCGCAGCAACCCGCCGTATGGGTCAGTGGTTTTTACGGATCAGGCAAATCGCACCTCGTCAAAATGCTCCGTGCGCTTTGGGGCGACACGGTCTTCGAGGATGGAGCCACGGCTCGCGGCATTGCCAACTTGCCACAAGGCATTCGCGACCAGCTCAAGGAGTTGAGCACTCAGGGTAAACGCCATGGAGGGCTGCATGCCGCCTCCGGCACATTGGGAGCCGGTGCGAGCGGCAGTGTCCGGCTGGCACTTCTGCGGATTATCTTCAAATCCGCTGGATTGCCTGAGCAGTATCCGATTGCCCGCTTTGTCATGTGGCTCAAACACGAAGGCATCTATGATCAGGTCCGCACGCATGTTGAGCAGAGTGGCTTCGGCTGGGACGAAGAACTGGACAACTTCTATGTGGCCGAAGGTCTTCACGAGGCCTTGGTTCAGGCCAAGCCCAAGCTCTTTTCATCACCCGCATCCTGCCTCGAGACACTGAACAATCTCTACCCCTACGTTCAGGACGTTTCCAGCGATGACATGCTTAAGGCCATTCGACAGGCACTAACGAAGGATGGTAAATTCCCGTTGACATTGGTGGTGCTCGATGAGGTGCAGCAATACATCGGGGAAGACAGCCAGCGCTCCAATGATGTCCAGGAGGCGGTGGAAGCCTGCTGCAAGAATATCGGCGGCAAACTGCTCTTCATCGGCACCGGTCAAACGGCCGTGACAGGCACCAGCAACCTGAAGAAACTCGAAGGGCGTTTCACCATCCGCGTGGAACTCTCCGATGCCGATGTCGAGGCAGTCATCCGCCAGGTCATTTTGGCCAAGAAACCGGAAGCCAAGACGCCCATCGAGCAGGTGATGCAAACCAACCTGGGAGAGATCTCCCGGCATCTCGCAGGCACGACCATTGGTCACAGACAAGACGACATTCCACATTTCCCTCAGGACTATCCCATTCTGCCGGTGCGTCGCCGTTTCTGGGAAAACACCCTTCGAGTTCTGGATCAGACCGGAACCGACAGTCAGCTCCGCAACCAACTCAGCATGGTTCACAAAGTCATTCAGACAAACCTGGATGAGCCTCTGGGCCATGTAGTCCCAGCCGACTATCTCTACTTCGACTCTGCCGATAAATTGCTCCAGTCACGCATTCTGCCGCGCAAGGTCCACGAAAAGACTATGCGTTGGATCAAGGGATCGGAAGAAGAACGGCTCATGGCCCGCGCCTGCGGGCTGGTTTTCCTCATCAACAGACTCATTAGCCAAGACCACGAAATCGGCATCCGGGCCACCATTGATACCCTCGCCGATCTCCTGGTTGAAAACCTTTCTCACGGCAGCAGCGGTTTGCGCAGCAAGTTGCCCGGCCTCCTGGATACGTGCGAGCTGTTGATGAAAGTTGGTGATGAATATCGTATTCAAACCGAGGAAAGCGCGGCTTGGACGGATGAATTTCTGAGCCAGCGTTCCGCCTTGTCCAACGAGGCACACCGCATCGAGGCTGAACGCGACGACCGCATCCGCAAGCGATTCGGCGAGATTGTGCGCAAGCTCTCCCTGACCCAGGGTAGCTCGAAGGTCAACCGCGACATCTATCCGGTGTTCGACGCCCAGCTTCCCACCGATGCCGGGAAGCAAGTTTGCGTCTGGGTTCGCGACGGCTGGAGCATTGACGAAAACTCGGTGCGGGCCGATGCAAGGCAAGCGGGCAATCAGTCCCCGACCGTTTTTGTGTTCATCCCCAAGCGCTCGGCCGATGACCTCCGCCACCACCTCATCGATTACAAAGCCGCCACAGCCACGCTGGATAAGCGCGGCGTGCCCAATACCCCGGAAGGCACCGAAGCCCGTGCGGCCATGGAGACCACCAAGCAGACCGCGGAAGGCAAGATCCGCGAACTGCTCGAAGAAGCCTTCTCCGGAGCCCGCGTCTTTCAGGGCGGCGGCAATGAAATCCTCGGCAACGATCTGCAGGAGATGGTGCTCGAAGCCTCCGGCAATGCGCTGCAACGGCTCTACCCGCAGTTCCATACCGCCGACCTCGTGGGATGGTCCAAGGTTTATGAAAAAGCCCAGAAAGGCGCACCTGACGCGCTCAAGGCCGTCGGTGACGAAGGCGAACCTGCAAAAAATCCGGTGTGCAAAGCCATCCTCGGCTTCATCGCCGGTGGCAAAAAAGGCGTGGACATCCGCACCCAGTTCGAGTCTTCACCCTACGGATGGTCGCGTGACGCCGTGGACGGCGGCCTGCAAGTGCTGTTGGTGGCCGGGCTGATCCGGGCGCAGGACGAGCGCGGTCAGACCCTCGACCCCAAGGAGCTGGAGCGCAAAACCATCGGCAAGGTCACCTTCAAGGTGGAATCCGCCACCGTCACCACCGCCCAACGCATCCAGATCCGCAAGCTGTTGCAGAAAATCGGCCTCTCGGCCAAACAGGGCGAGGAACTGGTCTATATTCCCCAGTTCCTGCAGAAAATGGTGGCGCTTGCCGACCAGGCAGGCGGCGAGGCACCGAAACCGGCCCGGCCGGATACCTCGGCCCTCGATGAAATCCGCCTTACAGCGGGCAATGAGCAACTGCTTGCCCTCTACAACCGGCGGGAAGAGTTGAACTGCAACATCGATAGCTGGACGGATCTCGCCGAGCGCATCGCCAAACGATGGCCCAACTGGATCGTCTTGAAGCGCCTGATGGCCCACGCCTCCGGGCTTCAGGACGCCGAGGTACTCCTGACCCAGGTAAAAACCATTGAGCAACAGCGCCAGCTCCTCGAGGTGCCCAATCCAGTCTCCACCCTGATCACCGCCCTGACCCAACTGCTGCGCGATGAGTTGAACAAGCTCGATGGTGAATATGCCACCCGTCATGCGGAAGGCCTCAAACGCCTGGCGGATGACAGTAACTGGCAGCAACTGGAAACGGAGCAGCGCTACCAACTCATGTCCGCCCAGTTCTTGCACGAATCCGCCCGACCAGCGGTTGCGGTGCAGACGACCGATGACGTGCTGACCACCCTGGACAACTGCACCTTGTCGATGTTTGCCGACCGTGTGGCTGCCATGCCCGCCCGCTTCGACAACGTCGCCAGCGGGGCCGCCGAACTGTGCGAACCCCAGGCTCAGTTCATTCAGGTGCCGCGCCGCACACTGAAAACCGAGGAGGAGATCGATGCCTGGGTCGACGACGTGAAGCAACAGCTTAAGGATGCCCTGCAAAACGGGCCGTTAGTGATTCGATAG
- a CDS encoding BREX-1 system adenine-specific DNA-methyltransferase PglX produces the protein MMQPLDKPLRNKLEKTVKEAREVAEDAARAALEQLGVGEAAPFAHLSEQDRELRRKLRVHGRQLGDSLNGGKIQTMDRLIEEVAYEHWHRMLFARFLAENNLLMYPDPDDPVAVTLEECEDLAADEGAANGWELAARFAARMLPQIFRLDSPVFQLVLPPEHQQKLERLVADLPQEVFTASDSLGWVYQFWQAKKKDEVNASEVKIGARELPAVTQLFTEPYMVSFLLDNSLGAWWAARRLSEADLQNASSEEELRRKAAIPGVPLDYLRFVQQEDDAGNKRWTPAAGTFDDWPEQLADLKTLDPCCGSGHFLVAAFLMLVPMRMERDGLSAREAVDAVLRENIHGLELDQRCVELAAFALALTAWKYPDLPSPSGRGAGGEDVKPIGYRMLPELNVACSGLSVSVAKEEWKQLGLGKKNLIIALDWMHDTFKDAPVLGSLLDPAKSDAAKLVLWNELSSAMEQALKLPSPSGRGVGGEGYEQREAAVVAQGLVKAATLLAGRYHWVITNVPYLARGKQSERLRDFCEKHYPEAKNDLATVFLDRCLELPSPPSPPGRGGGDAGALGGTVSVVLPQNWLFLTSYKKFREKLLNNDTWHLIARLGEGGFDSSAAAGAFVAMITLSRGNSTKESGGLFGDVNNGNLIRGVDVSEPRTAAEKAAQLRTAEIKSVEQAKQLENPDCIVQIENTSSEHLFSNFATCLQGTSTGDNFRFVGCFWEIETISGSWQMMEAVSQETRHTGGKQSIIRWDEIQSFEGSSVRGWEAFGNKGIAIGQMRELPATIYTGRRFPNTTPVVIPKEPSALSAIWTFCMSESFSSELRKINQKLSVDNGYVGKIPFDLDHWTKVAAEKYPNGLPKPYTDDPTQWIFHGHPCGSVIWDEEKKWTAHGPLRTDDTVLQVAVARLLGYRWPAEGSKGVPPLKEPDRDGLATMELADEQREWVKRCDALAGYADDDGIVCIPPVRGEASASDRLLNLLAAAYGGAWSNDTLAALLKSADHAGKTLETWLREKFFTQHCKLFQHRPFIWHIWDGLRDGFAALVNYHKLDRKNLETLIYTYLGDWISRQKQDIASGVDGAQERLAAAKALKKKLEMILEGEAPCDIFVRWKPIEQQPIGWNPDLNDGVRLNIRPFMTVPDVGKKGAGVLRDKPNITWNKDRGKDVESAPWYHLFKGDRINDHHLTLAEKRAAREKSS, from the coding sequence ATGATGCAGCCGCTCGACAAACCCCTGCGCAATAAGCTGGAAAAGACCGTCAAAGAGGCGCGCGAGGTGGCCGAAGACGCCGCCCGTGCCGCCCTGGAACAGCTTGGTGTGGGTGAGGCCGCGCCCTTTGCCCACCTGAGCGAACAGGACCGGGAGCTGCGCCGTAAACTGCGCGTTCACGGCCGCCAACTGGGCGATTCCCTGAACGGCGGCAAGATCCAGACCATGGACCGCCTGATCGAAGAGGTCGCCTACGAGCACTGGCACCGCATGCTGTTTGCCCGCTTCCTGGCCGAGAACAATTTGCTGATGTATCCCGACCCGGACGATCCGGTAGCAGTCACCCTCGAAGAGTGTGAAGACCTCGCCGCTGATGAAGGCGCGGCCAACGGTTGGGAGCTGGCCGCCCGGTTTGCCGCCCGCATGCTACCGCAGATATTTCGGCTCGACTCGCCGGTTTTCCAATTGGTGCTGCCCCCCGAGCATCAGCAAAAACTGGAGCGGCTTGTGGCCGACCTGCCGCAAGAGGTTTTCACCGCTTCGGACAGTCTTGGCTGGGTTTATCAATTCTGGCAGGCCAAGAAGAAGGACGAGGTCAACGCCTCCGAGGTCAAAATCGGCGCACGGGAGCTGCCTGCCGTCACCCAGCTCTTCACCGAGCCCTACATGGTCAGCTTCCTGCTCGACAACTCACTGGGTGCCTGGTGGGCAGCAAGACGGCTCTCCGAGGCCGACCTCCAAAACGCCAGCAGCGAAGAGGAACTACGCCGTAAGGCAGCGATCCCCGGTGTGCCGCTGGACTATCTGCGTTTTGTGCAGCAGGAAGACGATGCGGGAAACAAGCGCTGGACACCGGCGGCCGGAACCTTCGACGACTGGCCGGAGCAACTCGCCGACCTGAAGACCCTCGACCCCTGCTGCGGCTCGGGTCATTTCCTGGTAGCGGCCTTCCTGATGCTGGTGCCGATGCGCATGGAGCGCGACGGTCTTTCGGCCAGGGAGGCGGTGGACGCGGTGCTGCGGGAAAACATCCATGGCCTGGAACTGGATCAGCGCTGTGTGGAGCTGGCCGCCTTTGCCCTGGCGCTGACCGCATGGAAATACCCCGATCTCCCTTCGCCCTCTGGGAGAGGGGCTGGGGGTGAGGATGTCAAACCCATTGGCTACCGGATGTTGCCGGAATTGAATGTCGCCTGCTCGGGTTTGTCCGTGAGCGTGGCGAAAGAGGAATGGAAACAGCTCGGCCTGGGCAAAAAGAACCTCATCATCGCCCTCGACTGGATGCACGACACCTTCAAGGATGCGCCGGTGCTGGGCAGCCTGCTCGATCCGGCCAAAAGCGACGCTGCCAAGCTGGTGCTCTGGAATGAACTCTCCAGCGCAATGGAGCAGGCGCTGAAACTCCCCTCTCCCAGCGGGAGAGGGGTTGGGGGTGAGGGCTATGAACAGCGGGAGGCTGCTGTTGTTGCCCAGGGGCTGGTCAAGGCCGCCACCCTGCTGGCCGGGCGCTACCACTGGGTGATTACCAACGTGCCTTATCTCGCTCGGGGCAAGCAGAGCGAGCGGCTGCGCGACTTCTGCGAAAAACACTATCCCGAAGCCAAGAATGATCTAGCCACCGTCTTTCTCGACCGCTGCCTGGAACTCCCTTCTCCCCCCTCTCCCCCTGGGAGAGGGGGTGGGGATGCGGGCGCTTTGGGCGGCACCGTCAGCGTCGTTCTGCCGCAGAACTGGCTCTTTCTGACCAGCTACAAGAAATTCCGCGAGAAGCTGCTGAACAACGATACTTGGCATCTGATTGCCCGGCTGGGCGAGGGCGGTTTCGATTCCTCAGCGGCGGCGGGAGCTTTTGTGGCCATGATCACCCTCAGCCGTGGCAATTCAACAAAAGAATCGGGCGGGCTGTTTGGCGACGTCAATAACGGCAATCTGATTCGGGGGGTGGATGTGTCCGAGCCCCGCACCGCAGCCGAAAAAGCGGCGCAGTTGCGGACTGCCGAAATCAAGAGCGTCGAGCAAGCGAAGCAGTTGGAGAATCCGGATTGCATTGTCCAGATAGAGAATACATCGAGTGAACACTTATTTAGCAATTTTGCAACGTGCCTTCAGGGAACTTCCACCGGGGATAATTTTCGATTTGTCGGGTGTTTTTGGGAAATAGAAACGATCTCTGGATCATGGCAAATGATGGAAGCAGTTTCACAGGAAACCCGGCACACTGGAGGGAAGCAATCAATAATCCGATGGGATGAAATTCAGTCATTCGAAGGTTCATCTGTGCGTGGCTGGGAGGCCTTTGGAAATAAGGGCATTGCCATTGGTCAAATGAGGGAGTTGCCTGCCACCATATATACAGGCCGTCGGTTTCCAAACACAACACCGGTAGTCATTCCAAAAGAACCTTCTGCGCTGTCAGCCATTTGGACGTTTTGCATGTCCGAATCATTTTCTTCTGAATTGCGTAAAATTAACCAGAAGTTAAGTGTCGATAATGGTTACGTTGGCAAGATTCCCTTCGACCTGGACCACTGGACGAAGGTCGCCGCCGAAAAATACCCCAATGGCCTGCCAAAGCCCTACACCGATGATCCCACGCAATGGATCTTCCACGGCCACCCCTGCGGCTCGGTGATTTGGGATGAGGAGAAAAAGTGGACTGCCCATGGCCCTCTGCGCACGGATGACACTGTGCTGCAGGTGGCGGTGGCCCGCCTGCTGGGCTATCGCTGGCCTGCTGAAGGTAGCAAGGGCGTCCCGCCCTTGAAAGAACCAGACCGGGACGGTCTGGCTACCATGGAACTGGCCGACGAGCAGCGCGAATGGGTCAAGCGTTGCGATGCCTTGGCTGGCTACGCCGATGATGACGGCATCGTCTGCATCCCGCCGGTGCGGGGCGAGGCGTCGGCGTCCGACCGCCTGCTGAACCTGCTGGCCGCCGCCTATGGCGGTGCCTGGTCTAACGACACCCTGGCCGCACTGCTCAAAAGCGCCGATCACGCGGGCAAAACACTGGAGACCTGGTTGCGGGAGAAGTTCTTCACCCAGCACTGCAAGCTGTTCCAGCATCGCCCCTTCATCTGGCACATCTGGGATGGTCTGCGCGACGGCTTCGCCGCCCTGGTCAACTACCACAAGCTGGACCGCAAGAATCTGGAGACCCTGATCTACACCTACCTGGGCGACTGGATCAGCCGTCAGAAGCAGGACATTGCAAGTGGCGTCGATGGAGCCCAGGAACGCCTGGCCGCCGCCAAGGCTCTCAAGAAAAAGCTGGAGATGATCCTCGAAGGCGAAGCGCCCTGCGACATCTTCGTGCGCTGGAAACCGATCGAACAACAGCCCATTGGCTGGAACCCGGATCTCAACGACGGCGTGCGCCTCAACATCCGCCCCTTCATGACCGTGCCCGATGTCGGCAAGAAAGGCGCCGGTGTCCTGCGCGACAAACCCAACATCACATGGAACAAGGACCGGGGCAAGGACGTGGAATCCGCCCCCTGGTACCACCTCTTCAAGGGCGACCGCATCAACGACCACCACCTGACCCTGGCCGAAAAACGCGCCGCAAGGGAAAAATCGTCATGA